One window of Thermoflexus sp. genomic DNA carries:
- a CDS encoding 2,3-bisphosphoglycerate-independent phosphoglycerate mutase has protein sequence MADLSLIAELATEGTTKIVLLVMDGLGGMPIERGGPTELEAARTPNMDRLAAEGTLGLHIPVRPGLAPGSGYAHLALFGYDPLIYPVGRGVLEALGIGFPLEPHDVAARGNFVTVDAEGRIVDRRAGRISTEVNARLVERLRSIRLEGVDVFVEPVKEHRFVLVLRGEGLSPALTETDPGKTGVPPLPVRPLQPEAERTATLINQWIAQAQALLADAHPANMVTLRGFDRPPRLPAFPEVYKLRAAAIAAYPMYRGVARLVGMDVLEAHGDSPEALFQEAVAHWDRFDFFFIHIKPTDSRGEDGDFAAKVRVIEAVDAALPILLERAPDVLVITGDHSTPAALRTHTWHPVPVLLWAPRTARPDGAPGFGERACRTGGLGIFMATDLMPLILAHAGRLSRLGA, from the coding sequence ATGGCCGACCTCTCTCTGATCGCGGAGCTCGCCACGGAAGGCACGACGAAGATCGTGCTGCTGGTGATGGATGGCCTGGGCGGGATGCCCATCGAGCGGGGCGGGCCCACGGAGCTGGAGGCCGCCCGCACGCCGAACATGGACCGCCTGGCGGCGGAAGGCACGCTGGGATTGCATATCCCGGTGCGACCCGGGCTGGCCCCCGGCAGCGGCTACGCCCACCTCGCCCTCTTCGGCTATGATCCGCTGATCTACCCCGTGGGCCGGGGCGTGCTGGAGGCCCTCGGGATCGGCTTCCCCCTGGAGCCCCACGACGTCGCCGCCCGGGGCAACTTCGTCACCGTCGACGCCGAGGGCCGGATCGTCGACCGGCGGGCCGGACGCATCTCCACGGAGGTCAACGCCCGCCTGGTGGAGCGCCTGCGGTCCATCCGCCTCGAAGGCGTGGACGTCTTCGTCGAGCCCGTCAAGGAGCATCGCTTCGTCCTGGTCCTGCGGGGCGAGGGGCTTTCCCCGGCGCTCACCGAGACCGATCCGGGGAAAACCGGCGTGCCGCCCCTCCCGGTTCGCCCCCTCCAGCCCGAGGCGGAGCGCACCGCGACCCTGATCAACCAGTGGATCGCCCAGGCGCAGGCCCTGCTTGCCGACGCTCACCCCGCCAATATGGTCACCCTGCGCGGATTCGACCGTCCGCCGCGCCTTCCCGCGTTCCCCGAGGTATATAAGCTCCGGGCCGCCGCCATCGCCGCCTATCCGATGTATCGAGGGGTCGCCCGTCTCGTGGGGATGGACGTCCTGGAGGCCCACGGGGACAGCCCGGAGGCCCTCTTCCAGGAGGCCGTCGCCCACTGGGACCGCTTCGACTTCTTCTTCATCCACATCAAGCCCACCGACAGCCGGGGGGAAGACGGCGACTTCGCCGCCAAGGTCCGGGTCATCGAGGCCGTGGACGCCGCGCTCCCGATCCTGCTGGAGCGCGCGCCGGACGTCCTGGTGATCACGGGGGATCATTCCACGCCCGCCGCCCTGCGCACCCATACCTGGCACCCGGTGCCGGTGCTCCTGTGGGCACCGCGAACCGCCCGGCCCGACGGGGCTCCGGGCTTCGGGGAGCGGGCATGCCGGACCGGCGGGCTGGGGATCTTCATGGCCACGGATCTGATGCCGTTGATCCTGGCCCACGCGGGGCGCCTGAGCCGCCTGGGCGCGTAA
- a CDS encoding M28 family peptidase: MRTGAPLSSRPIRLLLPILLVACRSLPPMAERRFDGREAFRHVQAQLAMGPRYPGSPGWEAVQRYIRDHVTRAGWTFEVQPFTASGISGRNLIARAGRGPVILVGAHYDTRRRADRDPERPQDPVPGANDGASGVAVLLELARVLDRPRLRHEVWLVFFDAEDQGELDGTPWILGSTHFAATMAVTPTAMILVDMVGDADPQFYYERNSDPALREQLWRIAAELGYGAWFIPEPRWALIDDHLPFLQRGIPAVDIVDFDYPAWHTTADTLDRISPATLEAVGRVIERFIEP; this comes from the coding sequence ATGCGCACCGGTGCCCCGCTCTCCTCCCGTCCGATCCGCCTGCTCCTCCCGATCCTGCTTGTCGCCTGCCGGTCGCTCCCGCCCATGGCGGAGCGACGCTTCGATGGCCGGGAAGCCTTCCGCCATGTGCAGGCCCAGCTGGCCATGGGCCCGCGCTACCCCGGCAGCCCGGGATGGGAGGCCGTCCAGCGCTACATCCGGGACCACGTGACCCGGGCGGGATGGACCTTTGAGGTCCAGCCCTTCACCGCCTCCGGGATCTCCGGCCGCAACCTGATCGCCCGGGCCGGGCGAGGGCCGGTGATCCTGGTGGGAGCGCATTACGACACCCGGCGCCGGGCGGATCGGGATCCCGAGCGGCCTCAGGATCCGGTCCCTGGGGCCAACGATGGGGCCAGCGGTGTCGCCGTGCTCCTGGAGCTGGCCCGCGTCCTGGATCGCCCGCGCCTGCGCCACGAGGTCTGGCTGGTCTTCTTCGACGCAGAGGATCAGGGAGAGCTGGATGGAACGCCGTGGATCCTCGGCTCCACCCACTTCGCCGCCACCATGGCGGTAACGCCCACGGCGATGATCCTGGTGGATATGGTGGGGGACGCCGATCCCCAGTTCTATTACGAGCGGAACTCGGATCCCGCGCTGCGGGAGCAGCTCTGGCGGATCGCGGCGGAGCTCGGATACGGGGCATGGTTCATCCCCGAGCCCCGCTGGGCGCTGATCGACGACCATCTTCCCTTCCTCCAGCGGGGCATCCCCGCCGTCGACATTGTCGATTTCGATTACCCGGCGTGGCACACCACCGCCGACACCCTGGACCGCATCTCCCCGGCCACTCTGGAGGCGGTCGGCCGGGTGATCGAGCGCTTCATCGAGCCCTGA